The Edaphobacter flagellatus sequence GATTGAGCTGGTCGCCGATTTCCTCACGGGTGTTCATCCTGAGCGGCGGCCTGCGAAGATCGTTCAGGTGGGGCAGCGCCGCCAGCTTGATCTTGCGATTGAGGTGCCAAGCGACGAACTTAGTTCCGTCCTTACTACAAAAATGTGGGAAGAGGTCTTCGACAAGCTTGCAGCTTACACGCAGACGCATCGTTCCACGTTGGTCTTTGTTAATACACGCCGGCTTGTGGAGCGCATTGCCTTTGCACTGGCCGAGCGGGTTGGTGCAGAAAACGTCGCGGCGCATCACGGTTCGCTTTCGCGCACGTTACGTCTCGATGCTGAACAGCGGCTGAAGAGCGGCGAGATCAAGATTCTTGTTGCGACTGCATCGCTGGAACTCGGTATCGACATCGGCGATGTTGACCTCGTCTGTCAGGTTGCGACCACGCGCTCTGTCGCTGTCGCGATGCAGCGCATTGGACGCGCTGGGCATTGGCGTGGCGCTGTTCCGAAAGGGCGCTTCTTCGCGACGACGCGCGATGACCTGGTCGAGCAGGCTGCGCTTATTCGCAAGATGCGCGCTGGCGAGTTGGACAGACTTGAGGTTCCGCCTGAGCCGATCGACGTGTTGATGCAGCAGATTGTTGCTGCCTGTGGAGCTGAGTCATGGAAGGAAGATGCGCTTTTCAGCATATTCACGCGCGCTCTGCCGTATCGTCATCTCACACGTGCGCGTTTCGATGAGATCATCGGACTGCTGACAAACGGTATCGAATCCAGCCGCGGCCGTTATGGAGCCTATCTGCTACGTGACGGCATCCACGGCGAGCTTCATCCGCGTCGCGGTGCACGTATGACGGCGATCTCCAATGGTGGAGCGATTCCGGAGACGAACGTCTACTCGGTTGTGTTGCAGCCCGAGGGAGTGCCGATTGCTACGCTTGACGAACATTTCGCTGTCGATTCTTCGCCAGGGGATGTTGTTCTGCTTGGCAATGCGAGCTGGCGAATTCAGCGTATTGAGGCTGCGGGGCGTGTGCTGGTCGAGGACGCACATGGCGCGCCGCCAACGCTTCCGTTCTGGTTTGGCGAGGCTCCGCAGAGGACGGCTGTGCTCTCTGATGGCGTCAGTGAGCTACGTGAAAAGGTTTCAGAGCTGACTCGCAACATCACACCCGGTTACATATCGCCCGCCGATTCCGAAGTTGATACAGCGATTGCATGGCTGATGGAGAACTGCGGACTTTGCGCGGGCGGCGCGATGCAGTTGATCTCGTACATCGTTACCGGACGCGCTGTACTGGGCAATGTGCCGACTAAATCCAGCATCATCGCAGAGCGTTTCTTTGATGAAGGTGGGGGCATGCAGCTTATTCTGCATACGCCCTTTGGGGCACGCATTAATAAAGCCTGGGGACTTGCGCTGCGCAAGCGCTTTTGCCGTGGATTCAACTTTGAACTGCAAGCTGCTGCAACCGACAACGGCATCAATATCTCACTGGCCGAGCAGCATAGTTTTCCATTAGCCGATGTTTTTCAGTTTCTTACCGAGCATACAGCCAAGGAGCTGTTGGAGCAGGCGTCGCTCGCGTCGCCCATCTTCAAGACGCGCTGGCGCTGGGCAGCAAACCGCAGCTTGCAGCTTCTTAGAAATTCCAAGGGCAAGCGCATTCCTCCACAGATTCAGCGCACACGTTCGGAGGATCTGCTGGCCAGTGTCTTCCCGCAGGCTGCGGCGTGCTTTGAAAACATTGAAGGCGACATTCAGATTCCCAGCCATCCTCTGGTCGATGAGGTCATGAAGGATGTGCTGCAGGAAGCGATGGATCTGGAGGGACTGATCGACGTACTGCGCGGTATCAAGAACGGCAGTGTGCGTTGCCTCGCTGTCGATACGCCGGTGCCGTCGCAGTTCGCGCACGAACTGCTGAACGCGAACCCGTATGCCTATCTTGATGAAGCAGGTCTCGAAGAACGCCGCGCCCGTGCCGTTTCGCTTTCACGTGCGTTGCCGGCAAGTGTGCTTGAGGAAGCTGGGCGGCTCGATCAGAACGCGATCGACGAGGTGCGGCGTGAGTGCTGGCCGGATATTCGGGATGAACACGAACTGCACGATCTGCTGCAGGCGCTTGTCCTTCTTCCGTTAGAGTTTTTTGCCGGCAGGGCAGAGGCGCAGCATTGGCCAACGCTTTACGAGCGTCTTGTGCGTAATGGACGTGCGCATACCGTCGAACACGATGGGATTGTGTGCTGGACCTCATCTGAGCGCGAGGCTTATGCCGCCGCCTTATTTGATTCAGGTGCGGATGCCATAACAAGAGAGCATGCGCTGAAACAATGCGTGCAAGGCTGGGTGCAGATTTTGGGACCCACAACGGCGAACAGTTTTGCGGCAAATCTTGGCATCGATCCGTCCAGTATCTTCCAGGCTTTTCTAGCGATGGAGATGCAGGGACTTCTGATGCGCGGCATCTTTGAACACACGAAGCCTGAGCACGACTACGACATTGAGTGGTGCGAACGCCGCATTCTGCAGCGCATCCATCGCCGCACCCTGCATACGCTGCGCAAACAGATTGAGCCTGTCGCCCCTGCGGTATACATGCGCTGGCTATTGGAATGGCAGCATCTGGCTCCGCAGACGCAGCTATCCGGTGAAGAGGGAGTACTTCAGGCGCTGCATCAGCTTGAAGGGTTCGAGGCACCGGCTATTGAGTGGGAGCGTTCTCTGCTGACATCGCGTGTAGCCAACTATGATCCGAAATGGTTGGACGCACTGTGCCTCTCAGGGGCTATTGGCTGGGGGCGCATCTCACCGCATCCTGCGTGGTCGAATGCAGATGGAACAGGGCCGCGCCGCGTTGTGCCGACGAATGCCGCGCCGATTACTTTTTACATTCGCGAGACAGCAGAATGGCTGCCGCATGCACTCGCTCGCGAACGGGTTGAGGAGGCACGCCTTAGCGAGTCTCTCAGCAAAGAAGCGCTTGACGTACGTTCGCTGCTGCGCGAGCGTGGTGCCTGCTTTGCAAGCGATATTCAACGCATTTTAGGTTTCTCGAAGTTCCAGACGCATCAGGCGTTGTGGGAGCTTGCGACGGCAGGTCTCGCTGCTGCCGATGGATTCGATCAGCTGCGTGTCATCATGGATCCTCGCCGCAAGCAGGCCAGTCATGCAGCGGCAGGCCGCAGGCCAGTTCGATCGAGTGCAGGCCGGTGGTCGCTGCTCACTGAGGATGCACACACAGCCCCCACGGCTATTGAGCAGGCTCGTCGCACTGAGGCCGCACTTGAGTCTTATGCGAGGATGTTGCTTGCACGTTATGGCATCCTCTTTCGCGATCTGTTGACGCGAGAGTCGAATGCTCCGCGCTGGCGCGATCTTGTGGGCGTATTGCGGCGTCTTGAGGCCCGTGGAGAGTTGCGGGGAGGTCGCTTTGTTACCGGTTTTGGAGGAGAACAGTTTGCCCTGCCTGAAGCTGCCGATTCACTGCGTGCTTCGCGCTCGCGGGAGTCATCAGCAGTTGTAACGGTCGCAGCTGCTGACCCAGCCAATCTTGCAGGCATCGTGCTGCCGGGGGAGCGTGTCGCTTCCATTCCTGGTAGACAGGTTTGTTACCGCAATGGCCTGTTGCACCTTGAAGGACAGGGCGCTGAGGCGGCCGATACAGTCCAAACAGTTGCAGAGGCTGCGGCTATCCATTTACCGATCTTTTAATGATGTTGAAAATAGCGATGTCAAAAAGTGACGAAGATACCCCCAAGCAAATGGATAAGCCACCTCCTTTTGAGGAACTGCCACAAGCTCTTGCGCCTGAAGACTTTTATTACGAAGGCCCTTATCTTGTCTTTACAGAGGCATATCATCGGAAACGGGGCTATTGCTGTAACAGCGGCTGCCGCCATTGTCCGTATCGATAACCTCTCCTCTTATCTTGTGGCCTGCTTTTGCACTCGGATATAGTGAGTCTAGCCACCCTAACGGATGACCGAGATCACACACCAGCAACAGGACACTCGTCTTGCGAAGTTCTACCGGCGAGCCACGCTGGTTTACATGGCTGTTGTCGCCTTCGTAACGCTGATCTATGCGTTTATCAACATTAAGATAAAGGCCAACTGGGCGATCGGTGATTGGCTGATTAATTACAGGGGCGGTTTTGTGCGCCGCGGGCTAACCGGAGAGATTGCGCTCCGTTTGTCTCACCTATTGTCCGTCTCCCCGCTTATCATCGTTGCTTTGCTTCAACTCTTCTTCTATGCAGTGATCCTTTATGCAGTATGGAAGCTGCTGGCGAAAACGAACTGGAGCCTGTGGCTTGTCCTCCTGATCTTTTCACCGGCAACGCTGGCATTCCACGTCCTCGATCCAACGGCCGGGTCGCGTAAAGAGATCATCCTCTTTGCCGGCCTTGGTGTCCTTTTACTGTGGTTGCTGCATGGAGCTAAACATTATGTCGCAATCGTTGTGTATCTGACAGCGTTGTGCACTAGCTGTGTCTTAAGTCACGAAGCGCTCATTGTCTTTCTTCCTTACACCCTTGCAGCACTTTTAATCTGCATGAAGGATGTTGCCCAAGTTCTGAAATTTACATGTATTCCCGTGATCGTCACCCTGCTTGCGACGTATTCGGTGGTTCATCATCCGGGGAATCAAGCGTCGGCAGACACGATCTGCGCATCACTCTCGCAACCCGTGACTATGCCGCTTAGTGGACTTTGTGGCGGAGCAATCCAGGGGCTTGCCTACAGCACCGCAATGGCTCGGCAGGATGTGATTGATTATGAACGAGGCTTTCACTACAGCACGCTCTACTCGATCACGGGACTGCTTGCTTTGCTTCCGGTACTTCTGGCATTTGCGACGTTGTGGCGATATCCTGCGTTGCGCCGAAACCTGACCGTTCTAGCTGGAGCGGCGTTGATCTCCGGGCTGGCTTCGTCCATCCTTTTCGTCTACGCAACGGACTGGGGACGATGGATTTATATTCACGTATTCTGCATCTTCCTGATCTTGCTGGTGATGGATTATAAACGCCAATCTGATCCGACGACAGTGGGGCCTGAGCCGGTATTGACTACAAGTCGTGCGAAAAATATGGTGATTGGCACACTGATACTAATCTATGTCTTTTGCTGGGATCTTCCGCACGTTGGCCTGTATAGTGGGCGCTTCGGATACTTCGGGCTAATTCAATACTTCGTACACTATCGCCAGCTTCACCCTCATCTGTAGCTAGTGCTTCGTTCCTGCATCAGGTGGCAGCGGAGGAGGTGCCGTGCCAGCGGCGGCGATTGGAATGCCTTTAGTCCTCATCTCCTGCGCATTCTTGACCAGTAAAAGTACGCGAGGATCTTTACGGTAGCGGCCGAGAGCGCTGTCATAGGTCATGTGATCCAACACGTCGAAACCTGCTTCGCTGGACATCGTGAGGAAGTGAAACATCATCTCTTCATCACCGCGCTCTGCATAGAGGCGTGCCAGTTCGAAGCAGAATCGGGCATGGTCCTCTGGAGACAACATGCGTGCTGTGACACCGACCGTGCTGTGATGCTCCATCAGGTTGGGATCGAGCTTCAGAGCGATCTCATATTGCTTTCGCGCGTTATCAAAATCCTTCTTTTCGAAGTAGGCCGTGCCGAGATTCGAATGATATGTGGATGAATCCCTATCCAGCTTGATGGCCTTTTTATAGTTACTGATGGCGTTATCGAAACGCCCAGTCAGATATTCGATTGCGCCGAGATTATTCCAGCCCTCTGGGTTTTTCTTCTGCAGCTTTACTACGCGGTTGAAGTAGTTTTTTGCAGCTGCCGGGTCACGCAGCTCAATCTCTGACACGCCGAGTTTGTTCAGCAGACGTACTTCGTTGCCTCCGCGGCGCAGAGCAAACTCGTAGTAATCCATTGCGTCAGCGAGGAAGCGGCGGGCACGCAGAATGTCGGCTGCGCTCTCCAACTGCGCGGCTGTGGCCGATGTAGGATCAGGCAAATGCGACCGCACGGAATCCCATACCGGGTTCTGGTGATCCAGAGTGCGCACTTCGTCGCGTGTCAGTTGATGAATTTGTTGCGCGACAACCGGCGAAGCGGCAATTAAAAGGACTACTGCGGCGATGAAGAGAAGCGAGAGACGAAGCGTTCGGATGAACATGACATACCTCCGAAAAGGTACGCACACATGATCTGCCTCCGCTCAGATGCTGTCAATGACGCTTTGTCACTAAAGAACCGTCATCTGTAACGGGTTTCCAAGTCATTTTCTCAATTTATTGACCAGTCGCCGTGGATACAGTCTGGGGTGCGGCAGCAGGGGCTTGAATTCGCAGGGCTAGCCTAGGGAAACTGAAGCTTCCGCCTGCGTCGTCAATCACATTGACCTGGCAGATGTAGACGCCGGGCTTCAGCTGGGACAGAGGCACGTCGAACTGAAAGGCGACAGCTTCCCGGTCGGGTATATTCACGGCATCTGCCTCGACCAGTGGGGTCTCGTAGACCTTCACCCCTCCACTCAGAAACTCGATATTTGTCAGTACTTTGACGGCGCCTGCCGGCCGGCGGTTAAGGCCGGGCGAAGGTGCAGGCGCCGTACTATCGGCCTTCTGACGCGTCGGGTCGTAGACCTCATAGAGCAGATACAGGTGCTGATCCTGTCTGAAGACGTGGGGCACGTTGGGAATCCATTCCACGCCATCGCGAATGAGTGGATTTGTCGCCTTTTTCGCTGTATTCGGAGTCTGCTGGCTAGCCAGAACGATAGAGCTTAGCTTCAGAGGAATCTTCTTGAGATCCGGTACCTGCAAATCGGTCTCAAAGCTACCCATTCTTCCTGTCTCGTTCTCGCGCACCACAAACTTCAGGTGATAGCGACCCGGCGCCAGTGTGAAGCCTGTGGAGTATTGGATGTTCTTTCGCTGTACCTGCTGTGTCTGATCGAGTGCCAGCTTGATCGTGTCGCGCGCATTGCCCACGATAATGCCCTGCGCATTCTTTATCTGGCCGATGACGTCGATCGTTGCCTTATCGCGATCACCATTTTTAACGAAGGGAATCTGGGAGCCGGGAACGATCAGGGAAACAGGGATGAAGAAACGATTATCTGCCAATCGGAAGTACAGGGCCTGAAGATATAAAGCGACATCTGTGGCTGGAAGATCGCTACGCATCTGCTCGGTGAGAGCCAGTTCACGGTCTTCAGTCTTCTGGTGCTGGAAGTCTGCTGGGGCATAGTAGCCCGGGCGATACTCCAGCTTAGCGTCGTTGCGATTCAACTTGACGGTCAGGCGGCGATACGAACCGTCGCGTGCCGTGTTGCTCGAGCGATAGCCAAGGATGTAGTAGGCCTCCGTGTCGCGCTGAATCTGCTGAAAGACTGGACCGAAGTCGTTGGAGTCAAAGAAGGCTTTGCCGCCAGTGTCGCTGGATAGTGTAGCCAGAACTTCCTGCGAGCCGAAATTGGTATCCAGCTGGCTCTGCATGGCGCCGCCGCTGTAGGCTGCCGTACCGCGCAGGCTCCCTTTAGAGGCATCACCTACGGGCGGAAGTGCCTGTAGCCCCCGCGAGTCCACGCTATAGATCGCCATATTGGCACGAACAGCAGCGTTGGTGGCGGCACGCATGCTGGCCTGATTTTCAATGCCTTGTCGTGTCAACCCACCAGAGAAATAGAGTAGGCTTTTGCGCTGGTCAACCCGCTCGAGACTTTTCGCAATGGTGCGGATTGCGTAGAGCTCGCGATCCGTATTCAGCGCGTTGTATTCAGAGTCATCAGCCGTAAAGCTGGATGAGTCGTCCGATGTGCCTCCGGAGTTGCCGCCTTCATTGCCGTTTGCGAATCCTGTACCTTCAGTCCCGTTATAACGTCCGACCCCGCGCAGCAGAGCCGCTTTATCTGCGGTAAAGTCCTGATCCATGCTCAATGCTGTCGACATGCTGACCAGAGCGACCAGATCTGCGGGCTGCATCTTTTTATTGATATAGTCCGTTGCCGATTCGACGGCCCGGTCTATGTCTTCTGGCTGCATGCTGCTCAGATCGAAGAACATGACGATAAGTCGATGATCTTTCAGCTGTTTTGGATCGGCAGCGAAGTTCCCGTTCACCAGATCAGCGATAGAGGCTGACTTGCCGCTCACCGTCGCATTTTCATTCAATGCAACGGCTTCATCGACAGTCTGAAAGTCGAAGCTCGAAATTGCCTGAGGTTTGCCGTTTTCGAGAATGGTGAAATCGCTGGCTTTGAGCCCTTTTACGATGGCTCCAGTTTTCTTGTCCCGCACGACGACATTCGTTAATACGATATCGCTCTGTATCTTCAGGGTATACGTGCCGTCGCCGGCGGCCTGCTGCCCATACGCCTCGCAGGATGTGGTGACTGGAACTCCTGCCAGTATGCCTGCCAGTGCTGCTGCTGTTGCTCGCCGTGTGATCGTTGCCTGTCGCATGAAAGTCGCCATGGTGGTTAGAACCTGTATCGCGCTAGGAAGGTGATGCGGCGCATGGAGGCGGCCGATGTTACTTGCCCGAATGTGCGGGAGTTCAGTGTCGTGTCGATGCCTGCGTACTGCACGGTATTGAAGACATTGGTTGCCGTCATCCGAGCTTCAAAGGACCGCGTATCTCCTAGGGACACGGTTTTTGCCAGCGATGCATCCGCCGCAACCGTTCCAGGGCCTTCAATCGAGCCGCGTGATGCGGTGCCGAATACATTGGCCGGAGTCTTGAAGGCAGCCGCATTGAACCAATCGAGGATCGTTCTTCCGCCTGGAATCGGTTGCGAAAAGACGCGATCAGGTCGTAACGAATTGTTCGTGCCTGTAGCTGTTTCTGCCACGGTCGCCGTGTAGTGCGGAGTGTAGTACGTTCCGGTAGCGAAGGTGAAGTCTCCCGAGAGTGAGAAACCGTCAAGGGCCTTCGACCAGAAACCACCTTTCGACAGCAGGGCGCGATTGGGTCCAAAGGGAAGCTCCAGAACCCAGTTGCCGGTCAGTTTCTGACGAATGTCAAAGGAACTGTTTCCTTCCTCTGCCGCAAGATCCTTGTCGTTTTGGGCTGGTACAGCAGTTGAGCCTCCGATAGAAGATGCGTTATCGATTGAGTGGCCGTACTGGTACGTTGCCTGCAACGAGACCCCCTTTTGCATACGCTTGCGGGCATTGATGCTCAATGCATGGAAACGGGAGAAGCCAAGCGAGTCTTCGTAGTTGAATGGTTGTACCGTGGGATTCAATACGCTGCTCGCCGTACGGTTCGGTGCGCGCACGATGTCGAGATTGCCGCCTTGCGCACCGTTATAGCCAACATTGAGGACGATACCCATTCCCAGTGTGCGCTGAATGTCGAGGTTCCAGACCTGAACATTTCCCAGTCTGTAGTTCAGGTTCACGCTGTAGTTGTTCTGCACTGCCGCCGTTGAGCAGTTGAATGCATTGACCAGCTGCAACTGACCACAACCCTGCTTATTGGCAATGTTGGTTTGTGTAACAGCAAAGGGCGGTTGGAACGCAAGTTGCCGTGCGAAGCTAGCGGGTT is a genomic window containing:
- a CDS encoding VWA domain-containing protein yields the protein MRQATITRRATAAALAGILAGVPVTTSCEAYGQQAAGDGTYTLKIQSDIVLTNVVVRDKKTGAIVKGLKASDFTILENGKPQAISSFDFQTVDEAVALNENATVSGKSASIADLVNGNFAADPKQLKDHRLIVMFFDLSSMQPEDIDRAVESATDYINKKMQPADLVALVSMSTALSMDQDFTADKAALLRGVGRYNGTEGTGFANGNEGGNSGGTSDDSSSFTADDSEYNALNTDRELYAIRTIAKSLERVDQRKSLLYFSGGLTRQGIENQASMRAATNAAVRANMAIYSVDSRGLQALPPVGDASKGSLRGTAAYSGGAMQSQLDTNFGSQEVLATLSSDTGGKAFFDSNDFGPVFQQIQRDTEAYYILGYRSSNTARDGSYRRLTVKLNRNDAKLEYRPGYYAPADFQHQKTEDRELALTEQMRSDLPATDVALYLQALYFRLADNRFFIPVSLIVPGSQIPFVKNGDRDKATIDVIGQIKNAQGIIVGNARDTIKLALDQTQQVQRKNIQYSTGFTLAPGRYHLKFVVRENETGRMGSFETDLQVPDLKKIPLKLSSIVLASQQTPNTAKKATNPLIRDGVEWIPNVPHVFRQDQHLYLLYEVYDPTRQKADSTAPAPSPGLNRRPAGAVKVLTNIEFLSGGVKVYETPLVEADAVNIPDREAVAFQFDVPLSQLKPGVYICQVNVIDDAGGSFSFPRLALRIQAPAAAPQTVSTATGQ
- a CDS encoding DUF5522 domain-containing protein, translated to MDKPPPFEELPQALAPEDFYYEGPYLVFTEAYHRKRGYCCNSGCRHCPYR
- a CDS encoding DEAD/DEAH box helicase, giving the protein MASPAVVAEALEIPAALAWAHPVTAEWFVRRFGSPTEPQEEGWPAILAGEATLISAPTGSGKTLAAFLVCIDQLLRHAIAGTLAATTQVVYVSPLKALSNDVKKNLEQPLREIQQLAFERGYLSTEIRAAVRTGDTLAKERAAMLRNPPHILVTTPESLYIMLTAGKPRENLRRVRTVIVDEIHAVADDKRGAHLALSLERLDALVCGENRLSPGQWLTGLATPPQRIGLSATQNPIELVADFLTGVHPERRPAKIVQVGQRRQLDLAIEVPSDELSSVLTTKMWEEVFDKLAAYTQTHRSTLVFVNTRRLVERIAFALAERVGAENVAAHHGSLSRTLRLDAEQRLKSGEIKILVATASLELGIDIGDVDLVCQVATTRSVAVAMQRIGRAGHWRGAVPKGRFFATTRDDLVEQAALIRKMRAGELDRLEVPPEPIDVLMQQIVAACGAESWKEDALFSIFTRALPYRHLTRARFDEIIGLLTNGIESSRGRYGAYLLRDGIHGELHPRRGARMTAISNGGAIPETNVYSVVLQPEGVPIATLDEHFAVDSSPGDVVLLGNASWRIQRIEAAGRVLVEDAHGAPPTLPFWFGEAPQRTAVLSDGVSELREKVSELTRNITPGYISPADSEVDTAIAWLMENCGLCAGGAMQLISYIVTGRAVLGNVPTKSSIIAERFFDEGGGMQLILHTPFGARINKAWGLALRKRFCRGFNFELQAAATDNGINISLAEQHSFPLADVFQFLTEHTAKELLEQASLASPIFKTRWRWAANRSLQLLRNSKGKRIPPQIQRTRSEDLLASVFPQAAACFENIEGDIQIPSHPLVDEVMKDVLQEAMDLEGLIDVLRGIKNGSVRCLAVDTPVPSQFAHELLNANPYAYLDEAGLEERRARAVSLSRALPASVLEEAGRLDQNAIDEVRRECWPDIRDEHELHDLLQALVLLPLEFFAGRAEAQHWPTLYERLVRNGRAHTVEHDGIVCWTSSEREAYAAALFDSGADAITREHALKQCVQGWVQILGPTTANSFAANLGIDPSSIFQAFLAMEMQGLLMRGIFEHTKPEHDYDIEWCERRILQRIHRRTLHTLRKQIEPVAPAVYMRWLLEWQHLAPQTQLSGEEGVLQALHQLEGFEAPAIEWERSLLTSRVANYDPKWLDALCLSGAIGWGRISPHPAWSNADGTGPRRVVPTNAAPITFYIRETAEWLPHALARERVEEARLSESLSKEALDVRSLLRERGACFASDIQRILGFSKFQTHQALWELATAGLAAADGFDQLRVIMDPRRKQASHAAAGRRPVRSSAGRWSLLTEDAHTAPTAIEQARRTEAALESYARMLLARYGILFRDLLTRESNAPRWRDLVGVLRRLEARGELRGGRFVTGFGGEQFALPEAADSLRASRSRESSAVVTVAAADPANLAGIVLPGERVASIPGRQVCYRNGLLHLEGQGAEAADTVQTVAEAAAIHLPIF
- a CDS encoding tetratricopeptide repeat protein, translating into MFIRTLRLSLLFIAAVVLLIAASPVVAQQIHQLTRDEVRTLDHQNPVWDSVRSHLPDPTSATAAQLESAADILRARRFLADAMDYYEFALRRGGNEVRLLNKLGVSEIELRDPAAAKNYFNRVVKLQKKNPEGWNNLGAIEYLTGRFDNAISNYKKAIKLDRDSSTYHSNLGTAYFEKKDFDNARKQYEIALKLDPNLMEHHSTVGVTARMLSPEDHARFCFELARLYAERGDEEMMFHFLTMSSEAGFDVLDHMTYDSALGRYRKDPRVLLLVKNAQEMRTKGIPIAAAGTAPPPLPPDAGTKH